One Silene latifolia isolate original U9 population chromosome 4, ASM4854445v1, whole genome shotgun sequence DNA segment encodes these proteins:
- the LOC141652965 gene encoding serine carboxypeptidase 1-like, protein MIVKNNNHINMAWQVIWVVFLGISLSFVLTQSAPQSALVTQLPGFDGTFPSKHYSGYVTLDESHGKKLFYYFVESERNPRTDPVVLWLNGGPGCSSFDGFIYEHGPFNFEAATSKEGLPKLHLNPYSWSKVSNMIYLDSPAGVGYSYSKNTSDYSTGDLKTAADTHTFLLKWFNIYKEFAVNSFFIVGESYAGIYVPTLASEVVKGLDAGLKPVINFKGYMVGNGVTDEIIDGNALVPFAHGMGLISEDLYNNVSKLCQGNYYNPTSQDCQTLLSKVDEDVDGLNIYDILEPCYHDSGSKEKKHNNLKLPISFRKLGETNKPLPVRKRIFGRAWPMRAPVRDGIVPTWPELANSLTVPCIDDEVATSWLNNAAVRKALHADEQSVAGPWELCTGRISFNHDAGSMIPYHKSLTSRGYRALIYSGDHDMCVPYTGSEAWTKSIGYKVADEWRPWSLDGQVSGFTQGYEKNLTFLTVKGAGHTVPEYKPQEALYFYSQFLAGKPV, encoded by the exons ATGATAGTAAAGAATAATAATCACATCAATATGGCATGGCAAGTAATATGGGTAGTTTTTTTGGGAATTTCACTATCTTTTGTCTTAACTCAATCTGCTCCTCAAAGTGCTCTTGTTACACAACTTCCTGGCTTTGATGGCACATTTCCCTCCAAGCATTATTCAGG gtATGTCACACTTGATGAAAGCCATGGGAAGAAATTGTTCTACTACTTTGTTGAATCAGAGAGAAATCCAAGAACAGACCCTGTTGTTCTCTGGCTTAATGGAGGACCCGGATGCTCGAGTTTTGATGGCTTCATCTATGAGCATG GTCCCTTTAATTTTGAGGCTGCGACGTCAAAAGAAGGCTTGCCAAAGCTACATCTGAATCCATACAGCTGGTCCAAG GTTTCGAATATGATTTACTTGGATTCTCCCGCTGGAGTTGGATACTCTTACTCCAAAAATACAAGTGATTACTCAACTGGAGACTTGAAGACTGCTGCTGATACTCACACTTTCTTACTTAAG TGGTTTAATATCTATAAAGAGTTTGCTGTAAACTCATTTTTCATTGTCGGGGAGTCATATGCTGGGATATATGTGCCAACCCTTGCTTCTGAAGTTGTGAAAG GACTTGATGCTGGTCTAAAGCCGGTTATCAATTTCAAG GGTTATATGGTAGGAAATGGAGTTACCGATGAGATAATTGATGGGAATGCTCTGGTACCGTTTGCCCATGGTATGGGCTTAATTTCTGAAGATCTATACAAT AACGTCAGTAAGCTCTGTCAAGGAAACTACTATAATCCGACCTCTCAGGATTGTCAAACCTTGCTCTCGAAAGTTGATGAG GATGTTGATGGGTTGAATATATACGACATTTTGGAGCCGTGTTACCATGATTCCGGCTCAAAAGAGAAGAAGCATAATAATCTAAAGTTACCAATAAGTTTCAGGAAACTAGGAGAAACTAACAAGCCACTTCCTGTGAGGAAAAGAATATTTGGTCGTGCGTGGCCTATGAGGGCTCCTGTTAGAGACGGGATTGTTCCTACTTGGCCTGAGCTTGCCAACAGCTTAACTGTTCCTTGCATT GATGATGAAGTTGCAACTTCTTGGTTGAACAATGCCGCTGTAAGAAAAGCACTTCATGCGGACGAG CAAAGTGTAGCCGGGCCCTGGGAGCTGTGTACAGGAAGGATTTCCTTCAACCATGATGCTGGAAGCATGATACCGTACCACAAATCCCTGACTTCTCGAGGTTACCGAGCCCTCATTTATAG TGGAGACCATGATATGTGTGTTCCCTACACTGGAAGCGAGGCGTGGACAAAATCCATCGGCTACAAAGTAGCAGATGAGTGGAGACCATGGTCACTTGATGGACAAGTTTCCGG ATTTACACAGGGTTATGAAAAAAATCTCACATTCCTTACAGTAAAG GGGGCAGGGCATACAGTTCCTGAATACAAACCACAAGAAGCACTGTACTTCTATAGCCAGTTTCTAGCAGGGAAGCCAGTTTGA